The following proteins are encoded in a genomic region of Opisthocomus hoazin isolate bOpiHoa1 chromosome 4, bOpiHoa1.hap1, whole genome shotgun sequence:
- the EIF1B gene encoding eukaryotic translation initiation factor 1b, which produces MSSIQNLQSFDPFADATKGDDLLPAGTEDYIHIRIQQRNGRKTLTTVQGIADDYDKKKLVKAFKKKFACNGTVIEHPEYGEVIQLQGDQRKNICQFLLEIGIVKEEQLKVHGF; this is translated from the exons ATGTCATCTATCCAGAACCTCCAATCCTTCG ACCCCTTTGCTGATGCAACAAAGGGTGACGACTTACTCCCGGCGGGGACTGAGGATTACATTCATATAAGGATCCAGCAGCGAAACGGAAGAAAGACACTAACAACAGTTCAGGGAATTGCAGATGATTATGACAAGAAGAAACTGGTGAAAGCTTTCAAAAAG AAATTCGCTTGTAATGGTACTGTGATTGAACATCCTGAATACGGTGAAGTTATCCAGCTTCAGGGTGACCAGAGGAAGAACATTTGCCAATTCCTCTTGGAG ATTGGCATTGTCAAGGAAGAACAACTGAAAGTCCATGGTTTCTAA